From Psychroflexus torquis ATCC 700755, the proteins below share one genomic window:
- a CDS encoding membrane protein, whose protein sequence is MKEASNKYLIVAILLGLAFHGTSIFFTLETTYDALIHVFFADHYANSWFEPWNYKWYTGFTVMSYPPLVHQSIGLLSLIGGLKFGLFTVALLSILLFITGIYRFSLLITSNRTVAGYASILAVFSSSFVETLHIFGQLPSIIGISLLLHALPEIYSWLKTGKLWYLATSLSLVAVTVTSHHVTPIFGMVFFIFPLIGMVIMDVSREEVKSMKEVTFKVFLNNFFKLFKRIITFGIASLIIIIGCILPYWINSKNNPITQVPIPHGSRDNFLEITSSGLVFFLIPWGILLILLPYIFFRFYSKRYLFFGLSITILTILGTGGTTPIPRLILGETAFNILTLDRFTFWASIMSLPLLGEFAYRFIEGDLKELIQSKFGSIYHRIFGGLLAGLFIFMTIFTMSLGYFRPLQPQKIKMLPIVNFLNQDDHHKWRFLTLGFGDQMAWLSAQTNAMTVDGNYHSARRLPELTTRPIERLENSKFKGVAGIGSLQQFLTTPEKYNLKYIFSNDKFYDPILYFSGWQRLRQLQNGIMVWERLNIAPVSSILYKEDVAKWQKISWGILPFSVVLITFILNIQMPLINALKTRPKKNTAFLNHSNSYSKFSNSILKITHYWSIILAAIVFYSVYQFYLKNDSQRIPENVILAYYDALDFKEFEKAYSLIDPESNITIAQYMLENAVTDGLLSSYAKLDAIETVITNRNDSLATAKVTTDWITPLEKINRVDYKSLSKHNNKWYILPVSLDTDLPPDQFYSSNNTSFFNQGRRRVTTEQTHHEDVLKQPVLEVLSAKLVKYKNHYAIIGEIQNIDNVPADVVLKGTLYNDDDKSLAVYNAKYHVKHKLLPKESSSFRINFEGIAWSKTEDSIPDTFNPDEFTPVDLDEQPTKFNLQAAGNVSGSDLYKNIAMSEVIINGKIINGNLFNSGTQEVTVPQLLITYYDESKTMLWVDHLFMKEGIRQQRKKGFEYQILKEGSVKIINDGMANVFVNGLPNESISNKIIPNRIENHTDAELQKIEHPDFSYIKIETNSYIGNPN, encoded by the coding sequence ATGAAAGAAGCATCAAATAAATATTTAATTGTAGCGATCCTTTTAGGATTAGCTTTTCATGGTACCTCTATTTTTTTTACCTTAGAAACTACGTATGATGCATTGATACATGTTTTTTTTGCGGATCATTATGCAAATAGTTGGTTTGAACCATGGAATTACAAATGGTATACTGGGTTTACCGTAATGAGTTACCCGCCATTAGTGCATCAATCTATTGGATTATTATCTCTCATTGGTGGTTTAAAATTTGGCTTATTTACAGTTGCACTTTTATCGATATTACTTTTTATAACAGGTATTTATCGTTTCTCTTTATTAATCACATCAAACAGAACGGTTGCAGGTTATGCTTCTATATTGGCTGTATTTTCATCTTCTTTTGTAGAAACACTTCACATATTTGGTCAACTCCCAAGTATTATAGGGATTTCACTTTTACTGCATGCCTTACCTGAAATCTATTCGTGGCTAAAAACGGGGAAACTCTGGTATTTAGCAACTTCGTTATCTTTAGTTGCCGTTACGGTTACTTCTCATCATGTGACACCAATATTTGGGATGGTGTTTTTTATCTTTCCGTTAATAGGAATGGTCATTATGGATGTTTCTAGAGAGGAAGTAAAATCAATGAAAGAAGTTACTTTTAAAGTTTTTTTAAATAATTTCTTTAAACTCTTTAAAAGGATTATTACTTTTGGAATAGCCTCTTTAATTATTATTATTGGGTGCATCCTACCCTATTGGATTAATTCTAAAAATAATCCAATAACACAAGTTCCAATTCCGCACGGGTCACGGGATAATTTTTTAGAGATTACATCTTCTGGACTAGTGTTCTTTTTAATTCCTTGGGGAATTTTACTCATCCTATTGCCTTACATATTTTTTAGATTTTATAGTAAACGCTATCTCTTTTTTGGTCTATCTATAACTATACTAACTATTTTAGGAACAGGAGGAACAACACCTATCCCAAGACTGATTTTAGGTGAAACAGCATTTAATATACTTACGTTAGATAGATTTACTTTCTGGGCTTCTATTATGTCTTTACCACTATTAGGTGAATTTGCATACCGATTTATTGAAGGGGATTTGAAAGAACTCATTCAATCGAAATTCGGGTCTATTTACCATCGGATTTTTGGAGGGCTACTTGCAGGATTATTTATATTTATGACTATTTTCACTATGAGTCTTGGGTATTTTAGGCCACTACAACCGCAGAAAATAAAGATGCTACCTATTGTTAATTTTCTAAATCAGGATGATCATCATAAATGGCGCTTCTTAACTTTAGGTTTTGGTGATCAAATGGCTTGGTTAAGTGCGCAAACGAATGCAATGACTGTAGATGGAAATTACCATTCTGCAAGACGACTGCCAGAATTAACAACTAGGCCTATTGAACGCTTGGAGAATTCGAAGTTTAAAGGTGTCGCGGGGATTGGTTCATTACAGCAGTTTTTAACAACACCAGAAAAATACAATCTCAAGTATATTTTTTCAAACGATAAATTCTATGACCCTATTCTTTATTTCTCTGGTTGGCAAAGATTACGGCAATTACAAAATGGAATTATGGTTTGGGAACGCTTAAATATAGCGCCAGTTTCTTCAATTCTATATAAAGAGGATGTCGCTAAATGGCAAAAAATTAGTTGGGGAATTTTGCCTTTTTCAGTGGTTTTAATAACATTTATCTTAAACATTCAAATGCCATTGATTAATGCATTAAAGACACGGCCAAAAAAAAATACTGCGTTTTTAAACCATTCGAATAGCTACTCTAAGTTTTCAAATTCTATTCTTAAGATTACACACTATTGGTCAATTATTTTAGCGGCGATTGTTTTTTATAGTGTCTATCAATTCTATTTAAAAAATGATTCGCAACGTATTCCAGAAAATGTAATACTTGCATATTACGATGCTTTAGATTTTAAAGAATTTGAAAAAGCTTATAGTTTAATCGATCCTGAAAGTAATATTACAATTGCTCAATATATGCTTGAAAATGCGGTCACTGATGGTTTATTGAGTAGTTATGCAAAACTTGACGCCATTGAAACAGTTATCACAAATAGAAATGATAGTTTGGCAACCGCAAAAGTAACAACAGATTGGATAACTCCTCTCGAGAAAATTAATCGTGTTGATTATAAATCATTATCAAAACACAATAATAAATGGTATATATTACCTGTTAGTTTGGATACGGATTTACCCCCAGACCAGTTTTATTCAAGCAATAATACTAGTTTTTTTAATCAAGGAAGGAGAAGAGTAACAACTGAGCAAACCCATCATGAAGATGTTTTAAAACAGCCAGTTCTAGAAGTGCTCTCCGCCAAACTTGTAAAGTATAAAAATCATTATGCAATAATTGGCGAAATCCAAAATATAGATAATGTCCCTGCAGATGTTGTGCTAAAGGGCACCTTATATAATGATGATGATAAATCGCTAGCTGTATACAATGCTAAATATCATGTAAAGCACAAGTTGTTACCAAAAGAATCAAGTTCTTTTAGAATTAATTTTGAGGGTATCGCATGGTCAAAAACGGAGGACTCTATTCCAGATACATTTAATCCAGATGAATTTACACCTGTAGATTTGGACGAGCAACCCACAAAATTTAATTTGCAAGCAGCTGGAAATGTGTCAGGATCTGATCTCTATAAAAATATAGCGATGAGTGAAGTAATTATTAATGGTAAAATTATTAATGGAAATCTATTTAATAGCGGAACTCAAGAAGTTACAGTTCCACAGCTTTTAATCACATATTATGACGAGAGCAAAACAATGCTTTGGGTAGATCATTTATTTATGAAAGAAGGGATAAGACAACAGCGTAAAAAAGGTTTTGAATATCAAATTTTAAAAGAGGGTAGCGTAAAAATTATCAATGATGGAATGGCGAATGTTTTTGTAAATGGTCTACCTAACGAATCTATTTCAAATAAAATAATACCAAATAGAATTGAAAATCATACTGATGCCGAATTACAAAAAATTGAGCATCCAGATTTTAGTTATATAAAAATAGAAACAAACTCATATATTGGTAATCCAAATTAA
- a CDS encoding IS1595-like element ISPto1 family transposase, which yields MNIDNLKEEILSLSTLDRDNLLKDITDSLEHNQLVERASRRHILDNKMGGCPHCLHEKYVRFGVDKGSQRYKCKSCNRSFTEYTGTWMAGLQRKDMISSYLSLMVQEKSLDKISSELGINKKTAFDWRHKILASFDTKNDDDQDNFTGITESDETFFLRSEKGMEVKDRESRKRGGKSKKRGISKDQVAVIVTQDRKSTLDLSVAKLGRIGKVDIENAIGKRVIKDITILCSDAHHSYKGFAKDSETEFHIVNASKGERVKGKYHIQHVNSTHNRVKKWIENTFWGVSTKYLQQYMNWYRIKENIKSRSDRANAFVEETIALGTLKRYNQIESRYENLISTQT from the coding sequence ATGAACATAGATAATCTAAAAGAGGAAATACTATCACTATCCACTCTAGATCGTGATAATCTGTTAAAGGATATTACAGATTCACTTGAGCATAATCAATTGGTTGAGCGGGCTTCCCGTCGCCATATTTTAGATAATAAAATGGGCGGATGCCCACATTGTTTACATGAAAAATATGTTCGTTTTGGAGTTGACAAAGGCTCGCAGCGCTATAAGTGCAAGTCTTGCAATAGAAGCTTTACTGAATATACTGGCACTTGGATGGCGGGACTTCAAAGAAAGGATATGATTTCATCTTATTTAAGTCTTATGGTTCAAGAAAAAAGTTTAGATAAAATAAGTTCAGAATTAGGCATCAATAAAAAGACAGCCTTTGATTGGCGTCATAAGATATTAGCTTCATTCGATACTAAAAATGACGATGACCAAGACAACTTTACAGGTATTACAGAGAGTGACGAAACCTTTTTCCTAAGATCAGAAAAAGGTATGGAGGTAAAAGATAGGGAATCAAGAAAAAGAGGCGGTAAGTCTAAAAAGAGAGGTATAAGTAAAGATCAAGTTGCGGTAATTGTAACACAGGATAGAAAATCAACATTAGACCTTAGCGTGGCTAAACTCGGTCGAATAGGAAAAGTAGATATAGAAAATGCTATCGGTAAACGTGTTATAAAGGATATAACCATATTGTGTAGCGATGCCCATCACAGTTATAAAGGGTTTGCCAAAGATAGCGAAACAGAGTTCCACATCGTAAATGCATCAAAAGGAGAAAGAGTAAAAGGAAAGTATCACATACAACACGTTAATTCTACTCACAATAGAGTTAAAAAATGGATTGAAAATACCTTTTGGGGAGTATCAACAAAATATCTACAACAATATATGAATTGGTATCGAATAAAGGAAAATATAAAGTCTAGAAGCGATAGAGCCAACGCCTTTGTGGAAGAAACAATTGCTCTAGGTACATTGAAACGGTATAATCAAATCGAATCTAGATATGAAAACTTAATATCAACGCAGACCTAA
- a CDS encoding ribose-phosphate pyrophosphokinase, with translation MADLEKVAKIFACSQSKTLAKSIAESYGIPLGNINTMHFSDGEFQPSFEESIRGSRVFIIGSTNPNADNLMEMLLMLDAAKRSSARHITAVLPYFGWARQDRKDKPRVPIAAKMVAKMLETAGATRIITMDLHADQIQGFFERPVDHLYASTVFLPYLRSLNLSDLTIASPDMGGSKRAYAYSKFLESDVVICYKQRAKANKISHMELIGDVTGKNVVLVDDMVDTAGTLTHAANLMIERGAKSVRAVCSHPVLSGNAYEKLEESKLEELIVTDSIPLKKDSPKIKVLSCADLFADVMKAVHYNKSISGKFLM, from the coding sequence ATGGCAGACTTAGAAAAAGTAGCAAAAATTTTCGCTTGTTCACAAAGCAAAACTCTAGCAAAATCCATTGCAGAATCCTATGGTATTCCATTAGGGAACATCAATACAATGCATTTTAGCGATGGAGAGTTTCAACCTTCTTTCGAAGAAAGCATAAGAGGCTCCAGAGTATTTATTATTGGCTCTACCAATCCTAACGCGGACAACTTGATGGAGATGCTCCTGATGTTGGATGCAGCGAAGCGCTCTTCGGCAAGACATATTACGGCTGTCCTACCCTATTTTGGTTGGGCTCGACAAGACAGAAAAGATAAGCCAAGAGTTCCTATTGCTGCCAAAATGGTGGCTAAAATGCTAGAAACTGCTGGAGCAACCCGTATTATAACTATGGATCTTCACGCAGACCAGATCCAAGGCTTTTTTGAAAGACCTGTAGATCATCTCTATGCCTCTACTGTCTTTTTACCCTATCTCAGAAGCCTCAACTTAAGTGATCTTACAATAGCTTCACCAGACATGGGAGGATCCAAAAGAGCTTATGCCTATTCCAAGTTTTTAGAGAGTGATGTCGTTATCTGTTACAAACAGCGGGCAAAAGCCAATAAGATTTCCCATATGGAATTGATTGGTGACGTCACTGGTAAAAATGTAGTGTTAGTCGATGATATGGTAGATACTGCAGGAACTTTGACCCATGCTGCCAATTTGATGATAGAGCGAGGTGCAAAAAGTGTAAGAGCAGTATGCTCACACCCTGTATTATCTGGGAATGCTTATGAAAAGCTAGAAGAATCCAAATTAGAAGAATTGATTGTCACGGATAGTATTCCGTTAAAAAAAGACAGTCCAAAAATAAAAGTACTTAGCTGTGCAGATTTGTTTGCAGATGTGATGAAAGCCGTCCATTATAACAAATCCATCAGCGGTAAGTTTTTAATGTAG